One part of the Quercus lobata isolate SW786 chromosome 7, ValleyOak3.0 Primary Assembly, whole genome shotgun sequence genome encodes these proteins:
- the LOC115951212 gene encoding F-box protein At3g07870-like isoform X1: MSDNNELIQWELLPSEIVTNILVRLPIKSIIICTCVSKAWKSLIQNPTFISTHLRYSHNKNLLFFNLCLENQKEFYALHNEDDEPDFTQHTSFDYPFLVPDPDAIFRVVGTCNGLLLCLSNNLTEGTSRLCLWNPSVRKLVNLPLTNFSSDACIGFGFDRKTNDYKVVRVVKLMDRLDLRIYSIYSLFTGEWRMLRVGLAPICALRHHEPHAFINGALHWVASRVTDNKSLYFILVFDLGGEVFREILPPEPIGHTGMMSAFVSVYKNSIALIQKDNNGFLHIWVMKEYGILSSWTKVLSLTISNQSYIFDSEDIPRVIGFRRNGEVVLKLDGGKLVSQDPESEEIKDLRIIGNKNTFVDPYVESLVLLDKAANRVVTY; this comes from the coding sequence ATGTCAGACAACAACGAGTTAATTCAATGGGAATTGTTACCTTCTGAGATTGTTACCAATATTTTGGTTCGCTTACCTATCAAATCCATAATTATCTGTACGTGTGTCTCAAAAGCCTGGAAGTCTCTAATTCAAAACCCCACTTTCATTTCCACCCATCTCCGCTACTCCCACAACAAAAACCTGCTCTTCTTCAACCTCTGCTTAGAGAATCAGAAAGAATTCTACGCATTGCATAACGAAGATGATGAACCTGATTTCACTCAACACACCAGCTTTGATTACCCTTTCCTTGTTCCAGACCCTGATGCAATATTCCGTGTGGTGGGTACTTGTAATGGCCTGCTCCTCTGCCTCTCCAACAATTTAACCGAGGGAACCAGCAGATTATGCCTGTGGAACCCTTCTGTTAGAAAGTTAGTTAATCTTCCTTTAACCAATTTCAGTTCTGACGCGTGtattgggtttggatttgatcGAAAAACTAATGATTATAAAGTGGTGAGAGTAGTTAAGTTAATGGATAGACTTGATCTTCGAATTTACAGTATTTACTCACTCTTCACTGGTGAGTGGAGAATGCTTAGGGTTGGTTTGGCTCCCATATGCGCTTTACGTCATCATGAGCCACATGCATTTATCAATGGGGCTCTGCATTGGGTTGCTTCTAGGGTTACTGATAACaaatctctttattttattctgGTCTTTGATTTGGGTGGCGAGGTCTTCCGTGAGATACTGCCACCAGAACCTATAGGTCACACGGGAATGATGTCTGCTTTTGTTTCCGTATATAAGAATTCCATTGCCTTGATTCAAAAGGATAATAATGGTTTCCTCCATATTTGGGTGATGAAAGAGTATGGTATTTTGTCCTCATGGACTAAAGTTTTAAGTTTAACCATTTCCAATCAAAGTTATATCTTCGATTCAGAGGACATACCAAGGGTAATAGGTTTTCGCAGGAATGGCGAGGTTGTATTAAAATTGGATGGAGGAAAACTCGTCTCGCAGGATCCTGAAAGTGAAGAGATTAAAGATCTTAGAATTATTGGAAATAAGAATACGTTTGTTGATCCTTATGTGGAGAGTCTAGTTTTGCTCGACAAAGCCGCCAATAGGGTAGTTACATACTGA
- the LOC115954109 gene encoding F-box protein CPR1-like: MSDNTTTNLIIIPWGSLPDEILTNIFVFLPIKSIIICTSVSKAWKSLIKNPTFISTHLHHSLNKNQNLLFFRLRSQNQKEFYALHNEDDADFTQHARFDFHAPDLYPHNRHCRVVGTCNGLLFLSSVFHADNTLCLWNPCVGKLLKLPSPNFTDATHGRLHASNGFGFDPKTKDYKVIRVVTLLESLGLEKNRPQVEIYTLSTGQWRMLRTDLAPICGLYWTDPQTFINGALHWVAFRVRNNYFHNFVLVFDLGEEAFHEILLPEFPGHMGLRPGSVSVYRNSIAFFRKDNDFLHIWAMKEYGVVSSWTKVLSLPLFNLDFFGASDSIQRALGFRRNGEVILKLDGGRLISLDLETREIKDLRIMGYEKTIVDFYVESLVLLDKATNSEDT; the protein is encoded by the coding sequence ATGTCAGACAACACAACCACCAACTTAATAATAATTCCATGGGGATCCTTACCCGATGAGATTCTTACCAATATTTTCGTTTTCCTACCCATCAAATCCATAATCATCTGTACCTCAGTTTCAAAAGCATGGAAATCACTAATCAAAAACCCAACTTTCATTTCCACCCATCTCCACCACTCCctcaacaaaaaccaaaacctcCTCTTCTTCCGCCTCCGCTCACAGAATCAGAAAGAATTTTACGCATTGCATAACGAAGATGATGCTGATTTCACTCAACACGCCAGGTTTGATTTCCATGCTCCCGACCTTTATCCCCATAACAGACACTGCAGAGTGGTGGGTACCTGTAACGGCCTGCTCTTCCTTTCCAGTGTTTTCCACGCTGACAATACCTTATGTCTTTGGAACCCATGTGTTGGAAAGTTACTGAAACTTCCTTCACCCAATTTCACCGACGCTACGCATGGTAGGCTCCACGCCTCTAATGGGTTTGGATTTGATCCCAAAACTAAAGATTATAAAGTTATCAGGGTTGTGACTTTGCTGGAAAGTCTTGGCCTTGAAAAGAATCGACCCCAGGTTGAGATTTACACACTCTCCACTGGTCAATGGAGAATGCTTAGGACTGATTTGGCTCCCATATGCGGTTTATATTGGACTGACCCACAGACATTTATCAACGGGGCTCTGCATTGGGTTGCATTTAGAGTTAGAAATAATTACTTTCATAATTTTGTTCTGGTTTTCGATTTGGGTGAGGAGGCTTTCCATGAGATACTCCTGCCAGAATTTCCAGGTCATATGGGTCTGAGGCCCGGTTCTGTTTCTGTATATAGGAATTCCATTGCCTTCTTTCGAAAGGATAATGACTTTCTCCATATCTGGGCGATGAAAGAGTATGGTGTTGTGTCCTCGTGGACTAAAGTTTTAAGTTTACCTCTATTTAATCTAGATTTCTTTGGTGCAAGTGATAGCATACAGAGGGCACTAGGTTTTCGAAGGAATGGTGAGGTTATATTAAAATTGGATGGAGGACGCCTCATTTCGCTGGATCTTGAGACTCGAGAGATTAAGGATCTTAGGATTATGGGATATGAGAAAactattgttgatttttatgtGGAGAGTCTAGTTTTGCTCGACAAAGCCACCAACAGTGAAGATACATAG
- the LOC115951212 gene encoding putative F-box protein At1g47790 isoform X2, with product MSDNNELIQWELLPSEIVTNILVRLPIKSIIICTCVSKAWKSLIQNPTFISTHLRYSHNKNLLFFNLCLENQKEFYALHNEDDEPDFTQHTSFDYPFLVPDPDAIFRVVGTCNGLLLCLSNNLTEGTSRLCLWNPSVRKSTPWTEHDTATDGYPYQ from the exons ATGTCAGACAACAACGAGTTAATTCAATGGGAATTGTTACCTTCTGAGATTGTTACCAATATTTTGGTTCGCTTACCTATCAAATCCATAATTATCTGTACGTGTGTCTCAAAAGCCTGGAAGTCTCTAATTCAAAACCCCACTTTCATTTCCACCCATCTCCGCTACTCCCACAACAAAAACCTGCTCTTCTTCAACCTCTGCTTAGAGAATCAGAAAGAATTCTACGCATTGCATAACGAAGATGATGAACCTGATTTCACTCAACACACCAGCTTTGATTACCCTTTCCTTGTTCCAGACCCTGATGCAATATTCCGTGTGGTGGGTACTTGTAATGGCCTGCTCCTCTGCCTCTCCAACAATTTAACCGAGGGAACCAGCAGATTATGCCTGTGGAACCCTTCTGTTAGAAA gtcaACACCCTGGACTGAACATGACACCGCCACTGATGGgtatccttatcaatag